Proteins encoded together in one Prosthecobacter algae window:
- a CDS encoding ATP-dependent 6-phosphofructokinase: MRIGILNSGGDCPGLNAVIHGVVGAAHTLGWEVVGFRDGFEGLLPPGDYMMLDPSRTVGIMKLGGTILGTTNKGHFVAKVGEGNVSEVPREIVEKAKATLRHLEIGALIVVGGDGSLTTAQQLFEMDVPVIGVPKTIDNDIQATAMTFGFDSACHSVVDALDRLHTTAESHKRVIVLEVMGRHAGWIALYGGMSGGADVILLPEIPFKMEHVADAIRQRDARGLHSTLVVVAEGARMETGELLKKENVGSKGEDRLGGIGDYVAKRIEEMTGKETRACTLGHLQRGGAPTALDRILGVRFGAKAVHLIEEGKFGRMVSYQHYQVGDVSIEEAVNQLRLVQPDSEIIRAGRSIGICFGDCRVGR, from the coding sequence ATGCGAATCGGTATCCTGAATAGCGGCGGCGATTGCCCCGGGCTCAATGCGGTCATCCACGGCGTCGTCGGCGCAGCGCACACTCTCGGCTGGGAGGTCGTGGGCTTTCGTGATGGATTTGAAGGTCTGCTGCCGCCGGGGGACTACATGATGCTGGACCCGAGCCGGACGGTGGGGATCATGAAGCTGGGTGGGACGATTTTGGGCACGACGAACAAGGGCCACTTCGTCGCGAAGGTGGGCGAGGGCAATGTGTCTGAGGTGCCCCGCGAGATCGTGGAAAAGGCGAAGGCGACGCTGCGGCATCTGGAGATCGGCGCGCTGATCGTGGTGGGCGGTGATGGATCGCTGACGACGGCGCAGCAGCTTTTTGAAATGGATGTGCCGGTGATCGGCGTGCCGAAGACGATCGACAACGACATCCAGGCGACGGCGATGACCTTTGGGTTTGATTCGGCCTGCCACTCCGTGGTGGATGCGCTGGACCGCCTGCACACGACGGCGGAGAGCCACAAGCGGGTGATCGTGCTGGAGGTGATGGGCCGCCATGCGGGCTGGATCGCGCTTTACGGCGGGATGTCCGGCGGGGCGGATGTGATCCTGCTGCCGGAAATCCCCTTCAAGATGGAGCACGTGGCGGATGCCATCCGCCAGCGCGATGCACGCGGCCTGCACAGCACCCTGGTGGTGGTGGCGGAAGGCGCACGCATGGAGACGGGCGAGCTTTTGAAAAAGGAGAACGTGGGCAGCAAGGGCGAGGATCGCCTGGGCGGCATCGGCGACTACGTGGCGAAGAGGATCGAGGAGATGACGGGCAAGGAAACCCGCGCGTGTACGCTGGGCCACCTGCAGCGCGGCGGTGCGCCGACGGCGCTGGACCGCATCCTGGGCGTGCGCTTTGGTGCCAAAGCGGTGCACCTGATCGAAGAAGGCAAATTTGGCCGCATGGTGAGCTATCAGCACTACCAGGTGGGCGATGTGAGCATCGAGGAGGCGGTGAACCAACTGCGCCTGGTGCAGCCGGATAGCGAGATCATCCGCGCAGGCCGCAGCATCGGCATCTGCTTTGGTGATTGCCGCGTGGGGCGCTGA